Proteins encoded by one window of uncultured Celeribacter sp.:
- the tilS gene encoding tRNA lysidine(34) synthetase TilS, with product MEEKAANRAMLRHFVATAFSFDKPDHLAVAVSGGGDSLALLHLMAEWAAEERVKLEAVTVNHGLRPEAAHEAQFVAEVSERLKVKHTTLNWSGYKGTGNLQDAARRARYRLMADWAKTRGISTIALAHTADDQAETFFMRLARASGIDGLTGMQRRRVSDGITWVRPLLMQERFELRQYLRELREPWIDDPSNDDEAFERVKARRAMEELTKLGIDVHVVGRVMDHLGQVRSALDFATHDHALDCVFEEHGDLIIDRRRFAEGSPEVNRRLVVAALRWIASAEYGPRGMKLQEFLSAMMRGRDATLHGVRLLGGKESFRLTREHAAVAGTVALPGGVWDGRWVIEGVDNKEFIIRALGEDGLLQLGERPADAPPRETLAASPAVFDGNTLISAPLANHGAAQARLIHPKGGFHTSLLSH from the coding sequence ATGGAGGAAAAAGCGGCGAACCGGGCGATGCTGCGGCATTTCGTGGCCACCGCGTTTTCTTTCGACAAACCGGACCATCTGGCCGTTGCGGTCTCTGGCGGTGGCGACAGTCTGGCGCTTTTGCATCTGATGGCGGAATGGGCGGCGGAAGAGCGGGTCAAGCTTGAGGCCGTCACCGTCAATCATGGTCTGCGCCCCGAGGCCGCCCATGAGGCGCAATTCGTCGCCGAAGTCTCCGAGCGGCTCAAGGTCAAACACACCACGCTCAACTGGTCGGGTTACAAGGGCACGGGCAATCTGCAAGACGCGGCCCGGCGGGCGCGCTATCGTCTGATGGCCGACTGGGCCAAGACGCGCGGCATTTCCACTATCGCGCTGGCGCACACCGCCGACGATCAGGCGGAGACGTTTTTCATGCGTCTGGCGCGGGCCTCCGGCATCGACGGGTTGACAGGGATGCAGCGGCGGCGCGTGTCCGATGGCATCACCTGGGTGCGGCCCTTGTTGATGCAGGAACGCTTTGAATTGCGGCAATACCTGCGCGAATTGCGCGAGCCGTGGATCGACGATCCGTCGAATGACGATGAGGCGTTTGAGCGAGTCAAAGCGCGCCGCGCGATGGAAGAACTCACGAAATTGGGCATCGATGTGCATGTGGTGGGCCGGGTGATGGATCATCTGGGGCAGGTGCGTTCGGCGCTGGATTTCGCCACCCATGATCATGCGCTCGATTGCGTGTTTGAGGAGCATGGCGATCTGATCATTGATCGCCGCCGGTTCGCTGAGGGCTCCCCCGAAGTGAATCGCCGTCTGGTGGTCGCCGCGCTGCGGTGGATTGCCTCGGCGGAGTATGGCCCACGGGGGATGAAGCTTCAGGAATTTCTCTCCGCCATGATGCGCGGACGCGATGCGACTTTGCATGGCGTGCGGCTTTTGGGCGGCAAGGAGAGTTTTCGCCTGACCCGTGAACATGCTGCGGTGGCGGGCACTGTGGCGTTGCCGGGGGGCGTTTGGGATGGGCGATGGGTCATCGAAGGTGTTGATAACAAAGAGTTCATCATCCGCGCCTTGGGCGAAGACGGGTTGTTGCAACTGGGCGAACGCCCCGCAGATGCGCCGCCGCGCGAAACTTTGGCGGCCTCTCCTGCGGTGTTTGACGGCAATACGCTGATCTC
- the ybgF gene encoding tol-pal system protein YbgF: MKALLLSAALSTLTFGTPIFAQDAQTLADIRQEAAVLSVEINTLKRELSTTGAPNTQFAGAGTQERVDLMEAALANLTAKIEALEFRIDRVVSDGTNQLDDLNFRLCELEAGCDIGNLPPLKPIGGEAGATDVVVPTPGAEPPMDGGGDLALSEQSDFDAAMALYTNGKYPEAATAFGNFAQTYTGGYLTGEAHFMRGEALSASGQTADAARAYLDSFSGSPEGDRAPDALLRLAGALSDLGQTDKGCVMFGEVIARFPGSEAATQAQTDASLRGCSL, from the coding sequence ATGAAAGCCCTCCTCCTCTCCGCCGCGCTGAGCACTCTGACGTTCGGCACCCCGATCTTTGCCCAGGATGCGCAGACGCTGGCCGATATTCGCCAAGAAGCCGCCGTGCTTTCCGTCGAGATCAACACGCTGAAGCGCGAGCTGTCCACCACCGGTGCGCCCAACACGCAGTTTGCGGGGGCGGGGACGCAGGAGCGGGTCGATTTGATGGAGGCGGCGCTGGCCAATCTGACGGCCAAGATCGAGGCGCTGGAATTTCGCATCGACCGGGTGGTGAGCGATGGCACGAACCAGTTGGACGACCTGAACTTCCGGCTCTGCGAGCTGGAAGCGGGCTGTGACATCGGCAACCTGCCGCCGCTGAAACCCATCGGGGGCGAAGCGGGGGCCACGGATGTGGTTGTGCCGACACCGGGAGCGGAGCCGCCGATGGACGGGGGGGGCGATCTGGCACTCTCTGAACAAAGCGATTTCGATGCGGCGATGGCGCTCTATACCAACGGCAAATACCCGGAGGCCGCGACGGCTTTCGGCAATTTCGCCCAGACCTACACCGGCGGCTACCTGACCGGCGAGGCGCATTTCATGCGCGGCGAAGCCCTGTCGGCTTCGGGTCAAACGGCGGATGCGGCGCGGGCCTATCTCGACAGTTTCTCCGGCAGTCCCGAAGGCGACCGCGCGCCGGATGCCTTGCTGCGCCTGGCGGGGGCTCTGAGCGATCTGGGTCAGACCGACAAGGGCTGTGTCATGTTTGGCGAAGTCATCGCGCGCTTCCCCGGTTCAGAGGCGGCAACTCAGGCCCAAACCGACGCGTCGCTGCGCGGGTGCTCACTGTAA
- the pal gene encoding peptidoglycan-associated lipoprotein Pal: protein MTKFLTSRTSRAVLLIAALGLSACTNPGRFGAGGANGAGAGANGALAGTASDPTSVAYFNQTIGDRVLFAVDQSTLSDEARTILAGQANWLTQNAGYTAIIEGHADERGTRDYNFALSARRAASVQEYLINQGVNPSRLKTIPYGKERPLAICSEQSCYSQNRRAVTVLAAGAGM, encoded by the coding sequence ATGACCAAATTCCTCACCTCCCGCACCTCGCGTGCCGTCCTTTTGATCGCAGCTCTGGGCCTTTCGGCCTGTACCAATCCCGGTCGCTTTGGCGCGGGCGGTGCAAATGGGGCTGGCGCCGGTGCCAATGGCGCGCTGGCGGGCACGGCGTCTGACCCGACCTCGGTCGCCTATTTCAACCAGACCATCGGTGATCGTGTGTTGTTTGCCGTCGACCAATCCACGCTGTCGGACGAGGCGCGCACCATTCTGGCCGGTCAGGCGAATTGGCTGACCCAGAACGCGGGTTATACCGCGATCATCGAAGGTCACGCCGATGAACGGGGCACACGCGATTACAACTTTGCGCTCTCGGCCCGTCGTGCGGCCTCCGTGCAGGAATATCTGATCAATCAGGGGGTGAATCCGTCGCGTCTCAAGACCATTCCTTACGGCAAGGAACGTCCGCTCGCGATCTGTTCGGAACAGTCCTGCTATAGTCAGAACCGCCGTGCGGTGACCGTGCTGGCCGCTGGCGCGGGCATGTAA
- the tolB gene encoding Tol-Pal system beta propeller repeat protein TolB, whose protein sequence is MKRLTTLACALACALSFGAAPMQAQDPGPLKLDITRGVIEPLPLALPDFIAETPQAAEYAQQISEVIADDLVGTGLFREIPASAHISQVSNFSAPVSYADWKAINAQGLVTGAVGMDASGNLSVKFRVFDIYAEAPLGSGLQLGGSTTSWRRIAHKVADVVYSRITGEGGYFDSRVVFVSETGPKNDRLKRLAVMDYDGAGLQYLTDDNFIVFAPRFSPTGDRVLYTSYENGTPQIMMLDVGTVTRRRLPVPAEAVTFAPRFSPDGQSIVYSMSTGTNTDLYRMDIATGQNVRLTNTPAIETAPSFSPDGSQIVFESDRSGTQQLYIMPANGGEARRISAGKGRYGTPVWSPRGDLIAFTKQNQGRFHIGVMRTDGSEERLLTASFLDEGPSWSPNGRVIMFTRESQGASGASALYTVDISGRNLKRVPTNAGASDAAWSPLLK, encoded by the coding sequence ATGAAACGCCTGACGACACTTGCCTGTGCTCTTGCCTGCGCGCTCTCCTTTGGCGCTGCGCCGATGCAGGCACAGGACCCGGGTCCCCTGAAGCTCGACATCACCCGTGGTGTGATCGAGCCCCTGCCACTCGCGCTGCCGGATTTCATCGCCGAGACGCCGCAAGCCGCAGAATACGCACAACAAATCTCCGAAGTGATCGCCGACGATCTGGTCGGCACCGGATTGTTCCGGGAAATCCCGGCCTCGGCGCATATCTCGCAGGTCAGCAATTTCAGCGCGCCCGTGTCCTATGCGGATTGGAAGGCGATCAATGCGCAGGGCCTCGTGACGGGGGCTGTCGGCATGGATGCGTCCGGCAACCTGTCGGTGAAATTTCGGGTCTTCGACATCTATGCTGAGGCGCCTTTGGGATCGGGCCTGCAACTGGGTGGCTCGACCACAAGCTGGCGCCGGATCGCGCATAAGGTCGCCGATGTGGTCTATAGCCGGATCACCGGCGAAGGTGGCTATTTCGACAGCCGTGTGGTGTTCGTCTCCGAGACCGGGCCGAAAAACGACCGTCTGAAGCGTCTTGCCGTGATGGATTACGATGGGGCGGGACTTCAGTACCTCACCGACGACAATTTCATCGTCTTCGCGCCGCGCTTTTCGCCCACGGGCGACCGGGTGCTCTACACCTCTTATGAAAACGGCACGCCGCAGATCATGATGCTCGATGTCGGCACGGTGACGCGCAGGCGGCTGCCGGTGCCTGCCGAGGCCGTGACCTTTGCGCCGCGGTTTTCGCCCGATGGTCAGTCCATCGTCTATTCCATGTCCACCGGCACCAACACCGATCTTTACCGCATGGACATCGCGACCGGGCAGAACGTGCGTCTGACCAACACGCCCGCGATCGAGACTGCGCCGTCTTTCTCGCCCGATGGCTCCCAGATCGTGTTCGAATCGGACCGCTCCGGCACGCAGCAGCTCTACATCATGCCCGCGAACGGCGGCGAAGCGCGGCGTATTTCGGCGGGCAAGGGACGCTATGGCACGCCGGTCTGGTCGCCGCGGGGTGACCTGATCGCCTTTACGAAACAAAACCAAGGCCGTTTCCACATCGGTGTGATGCGCACGGATGGCTCCGAGGAGCGTCTGTTGACCGCCTCCTTCCTCGACGAAGGTCCGAGCTGGTCGCCCAATGGCCGCGTCATCATGTTCACCCGTGAAAGCCAGGGGGCCTCGGGCGCTAGCGCGCTTTACACGGTGGATATTTCTGGCCGCAATCTCAAGCGCGTACCGACCAATGCCGGTGCCTCCGATGCGGCCTGGTCGCCGCTTTTGAAATGA
- a CDS encoding energy transducer TonB codes for MNAGQYISGAGHLGLIAYMLFGGLFLRPERPEDVSVQEVALISESEFAAMVERSTAPENFDEAPQLQAPQTEAAPDVSPTEEASPESTPPVTPPPDAPDAPPEPQTSVTPPVEVTPTPPTPQAEPEISLEDPGANMPDIPDQRPTPRPVPRISDQVVTAPEPQPEISEAPVEAANQESESPEVVEEPVEEAAPQETTTEIVTEAEKPSGMTSSPRPKSRPANLAAQAQAAREPDPQQQPQENTDAVAEAAAAAAAALAAESATPAAPERPAGPPLTSGEREGMRVAVSQCWNVGAMSTEAMRTTITVGVQMNEDGTPQNGSIRLLSHSGGSEAGAQAAFEVARRAIIRCGSSGFPLPVEKYAHWRNIEMTFDPEQMRYK; via the coding sequence GTGAACGCGGGCCAATATATCTCTGGGGCGGGCCATCTGGGCCTCATCGCCTATATGCTTTTCGGGGGGCTGTTCTTGCGCCCCGAGAGACCGGAGGACGTGTCCGTGCAAGAGGTCGCGCTGATCTCCGAGTCCGAATTCGCCGCCATGGTCGAGCGCAGCACGGCGCCGGAGAATTTCGACGAGGCCCCGCAGTTGCAGGCGCCCCAAACCGAGGCTGCGCCCGACGTGAGCCCCACAGAAGAGGCCTCCCCCGAAAGCACGCCCCCTGTGACGCCGCCGCCCGATGCGCCCGACGCGCCGCCGGAGCCGCAAACCAGCGTGACGCCGCCCGTCGAGGTGACGCCGACCCCGCCCACGCCCCAGGCTGAGCCGGAGATTTCTCTCGAAGACCCCGGCGCGAATATGCCCGACATTCCGGATCAGCGCCCGACGCCGCGTCCGGTGCCGCGCATTTCCGATCAGGTCGTCACCGCACCCGAGCCGCAGCCGGAGATCTCCGAAGCCCCGGTCGAGGCCGCCAATCAGGAGAGCGAAAGCCCCGAGGTGGTCGAGGAACCGGTCGAAGAGGCAGCGCCGCAGGAAACCACGACGGAGATCGTGACGGAGGCCGAGAAGCCTTCGGGCATGACCTCGTCGCCGCGTCCGAAATCGCGCCCGGCCAATCTGGCTGCACAGGCGCAAGCCGCGCGTGAGCCGGACCCGCAACAACAGCCGCAAGAGAACACAGACGCCGTGGCCGAAGCCGCCGCAGCCGCTGCTGCCGCCTTGGCCGCCGAAAGCGCCACGCCTGCCGCGCCCGAGCGCCCGGCCGGCCCACCGCTCACCTCTGGCGAGCGCGAAGGCATGCGGGTGGCGGTGTCGCAATGTTGGAACGTCGGCGCCATGTCGACGGAGGCGATGCGGACCACGATCACGGTCGGTGTCCAGATGAACGAAGATGGCACGCCGCAGAACGGCTCGATCCGGCTTTTGTCCCATTCAGGCGGCTCTGAGGCGGGTGCGCAAGCCGCGTTCGAAGTGGCTCGACGGGCGATTATCCGCTGTGGTTCAAGCGGTTTTCCGTTGCCGGTGGAAAAATACGCGCATTGGCGCAATATCGAAATGACGTTCGATCCCGAACAGATGAGGTACAAATGA
- the tolR gene encoding protein TolR — protein sequence MGAGVVQKQGGGGRRGRRRRPAAMSEINVTPFVDVMLVLLIIFMVAAPMMTVGVPVELPETAATALPQEEQEPLTITLTADGQVLLMENETPEGDLVTKLQAIAAERNDDKIFLRADGSVPYERVAQVMGALNAGGFRSIGLVTEQGGPRLDGSGN from the coding sequence ATGGGCGCGGGTGTGGTACAGAAACAGGGCGGAGGCGGGCGTCGCGGACGTCGTCGTCGCCCCGCCGCGATGAGTGAGATCAACGTTACGCCTTTCGTCGACGTGATGCTCGTTTTGCTGATCATCTTCATGGTGGCCGCACCGATGATGACCGTCGGCGTGCCGGTGGAACTGCCGGAAACCGCGGCGACCGCTTTGCCGCAAGAGGAGCAGGAACCGCTCACCATCACGCTCACCGCCGACGGCCAAGTGCTCTTGATGGAGAACGAGACGCCCGAGGGTGATCTGGTGACCAAGCTTCAAGCCATCGCCGCCGAACGCAACGATGACAAAATCTTCCTGCGTGCCGACGGATCGGTGCCATATGAGCGTGTCGCTCAGGTCATGGGCGCGCTCAATGCGGGCGGGTTCCGTTCCATCGGTCTCGTGACCGAACAGGGCGGGCCGCGCCTTGACGGCTCAGGAAACTAA
- the tolQ gene encoding protein TolQ: protein MDQTPLAMAQEIDFSLLALFMRATFTVKIVMLMLIVASFWSWSIIIQKFIAFKKARAEAAAFDQAFWSGEPLDELYDQISNGPMSAPERVFSAGMTEWRRSHKADGGLIAGAQSRIDRSMDVAIAKESEEMTSGLSFLATVGSTGPFVGLFGTVWGIKTAFEDIAMAQSTNLAVVAPGIAEALLATALGLLAAIPAVIFYNKLNADSDRILGGYEAFADEFATILSRELDS, encoded by the coding sequence ATGGACCAGACACCCCTTGCGATGGCGCAGGAGATCGATTTCTCCTTGCTGGCGCTTTTCATGCGCGCAACCTTCACCGTGAAAATCGTGATGCTGATGCTGATCGTGGCCTCGTTTTGGTCATGGTCGATCATCATCCAGAAATTCATTGCCTTCAAAAAGGCCCGCGCGGAAGCCGCGGCCTTCGATCAGGCCTTTTGGTCGGGCGAGCCTTTGGACGAGCTTTACGACCAAATTTCCAATGGCCCGATGTCTGCGCCGGAGCGGGTGTTTTCCGCCGGCATGACCGAGTGGCGGCGTTCGCACAAAGCGGATGGCGGGCTGATCGCGGGGGCGCAATCGCGCATCGACCGTTCGATGGATGTGGCGATTGCCAAAGAGAGCGAAGAGATGACCTCCGGTCTCTCGTTCCTCGCGACCGTCGGCTCGACCGGGCCTTTCGTGGGTCTGTTCGGCACGGTTTGGGGCATCAAAACCGCCTTTGAAGACATCGCCATGGCGCAATCGACCAACCTCGCTGTTGTTGCACCGGGCATTGCGGAGGCGCTTTTGGCCACCGCGCTTGGCCTTTTGGCTGCTATTCCTGCGGTGATTTTCTACAACAAACTCAACGCCGACAGCGACCGCATCCTCGGCGGCTACGAAGCCTTTGCCGACGAATTCGCGACCATCCTGTCGCGGGAATTGGACAGCTGA
- the ybgC gene encoding tol-pal system-associated acyl-CoA thioesterase has translation MIHTLPVHVYYEDTDLAGIVYYANYLKFIERGRTEWVRDLGVDQVKLKEEEGIVFAVRRVEADYLSPAKFDDDLVVETALEAMTGARIVVSQKVKRGEEELFVAQVTLVALTATGHPARLPAVLRRNLH, from the coding sequence ATGATCCACACGCTCCCCGTCCATGTCTATTACGAGGACACCGATCTCGCGGGCATCGTCTATTACGCCAATTACCTCAAATTCATCGAACGCGGTCGCACCGAATGGGTGCGCGACTTGGGCGTCGATCAGGTCAAACTCAAGGAAGAAGAGGGCATCGTCTTTGCCGTCCGGCGCGTCGAAGCGGATTACCTGTCTCCGGCCAAATTCGATGACGATCTCGTGGTTGAAACAGCGCTTGAGGCCATGACGGGTGCCCGGATCGTGGTGAGCCAAAAGGTCAAGCGCGGCGAAGAAGAGCTTTTCGTGGCCCAGGTCACCCTCGTGGCGCTCACCGCAACCGGTCATCCGGCACGTCTTCCGGCGGTTCTCCGCCGAAATCTGCACTGA
- the thpR gene encoding RNA 2',3'-cyclic phosphodiesterase produces MRAFVGLPLPDDLTDRLETLVTGLRFGRAVPAENMHITLAFLNDQPEEVLAELHEELSGLSSRAPEIEIKGLDVFGGDKPRLLFANVEPSEALTALHKKIRQAARSVGIALSHERFRPHVSLRRFNRLHPGEHQELEHLIVAQGAFSWPKFQAPSFEMVQSVLSHEAAQYETLASYPLAP; encoded by the coding sequence GTGAGAGCCTTCGTCGGACTCCCTCTGCCGGACGATCTGACGGATCGGCTGGAAACCTTGGTGACGGGCCTGCGCTTTGGTCGGGCTGTGCCTGCGGAGAATATGCATATCACGCTGGCTTTTCTGAATGATCAGCCCGAGGAGGTTCTGGCGGAGTTGCATGAGGAATTGTCCGGCCTTTCCTCACGCGCGCCGGAGATCGAAATCAAAGGCCTTGATGTCTTCGGTGGCGACAAGCCGCGCCTGCTTTTTGCCAATGTTGAACCGAGCGAGGCGCTCACGGCCTTGCACAAAAAGATACGGCAAGCGGCGCGGTCGGTCGGAATCGCGCTGTCGCATGAGCGGTTTCGTCCCCATGTCTCGCTGCGCCGGTTCAATCGTCTGCATCCGGGCGAGCATCAGGAGTTGGAACATCTGATCGTGGCACAGGGGGCATTCTCGTGGCCGAAATTCCAAGCGCCGAGTTTTGAGATGGTGCAGTCTGTGCTGAGCCATGAGGCGGCGCAATATGAGACCCTTGCGAGCTACCCGCTCGCGCCCTAG
- the aroQ gene encoding type II 3-dehydroquinate dehydratase, giving the protein MSKTIYILNGPNLNLLGKRQPEIYGADTLEDVEALCATEAASHDLDIVFAQSNHEGEIIELIHEARDKAAGIVINPAAYTHTSVAILDALNTFEGPVIEVHISQVHKRESFRHHSYVSMRADAVMAGFGVNGYKLAVAQMGHLLG; this is encoded by the coding sequence ATGAGCAAGACAATCTACATCCTGAACGGTCCCAACCTGAACCTTCTGGGCAAACGCCAGCCGGAGATTTACGGCGCAGACACGCTCGAAGATGTCGAAGCGCTCTGTGCCACTGAGGCCGCCAGCCATGATCTCGACATCGTCTTCGCGCAAAGCAATCACGAGGGCGAGATCATCGAGCTGATCCATGAGGCCCGCGACAAAGCCGCCGGCATCGTCATCAACCCGGCGGCCTATACACATACGTCGGTCGCCATTCTCGATGCGCTCAACACCTTCGAAGGCCCGGTGATCGAGGTGCATATCTCACAGGTCCACAAACGCGAATCTTTCCGCCATCATTCCTATGTCTCGATGCGCGCCGATGCGGTCATGGCGGGGTTCGGCGTCAATGGCTACAAACTGGCCGTGGCGCAGATGGGGCATCTTTTGGGGTAG
- a CDS encoding MazG nucleotide pyrophosphohydrolase domain-containing protein, with product MNDIYVETFGLTRDGLMLIGKMTEEMGEVASAYLKLHGRARGADGDPETLRRDFEDELADLLGFLAVLAETEGVDLSEAFARKWGKYL from the coding sequence GTGAACGACATTTATGTCGAGACCTTTGGTCTGACGCGCGATGGCTTGATGTTGATCGGCAAGATGACCGAAGAGATGGGCGAAGTGGCCTCTGCCTATCTCAAACTCCACGGCCGCGCACGGGGCGCGGATGGCGACCCGGAGACCTTGCGGCGTGATTTTGAGGATGAGCTGGCGGACCTATTGGGGTTTCTGGCGGTTTTGGCGGAGACAGAAGGCGTTGACCTTTCAGAGGCTTTCGCCCGCAAATGGGGCAAATATCTCTGA
- the ruvB gene encoding Holliday junction branch migration DNA helicase RuvB — MESPDPTLRPERQPQDADRALRPQALEEFIGQQEARANLRVFIESAKMREEAMDHVLFHGPPGLGKTTLAQIMARELGVNFKMTSGPVLAKAGDLAAILTNLEARDVLFIDEIHRMNPVVEEVLYPAMEDFELDLVIGEGPAARTVRIELQPFTLVGATTRLGLLTTPLRDRFGIPTRLQFYTTEELHEIVTRGARLLGVPAEPDGAHEIAKRARGTPRIAGRLLRRVVDFAVVEGDGRITKTLADGALTRLGVDLLGLDGADRRYLGMIAENYGGGPVGVETLAAALSESRDAIEDVIEPYLLQQGLIQRTPRGRMLAQKAWKHLGLEAPKAPDQSDLFGK; from the coding sequence ATGGAAAGTCCTGATCCCACTTTGCGCCCGGAGCGCCAGCCGCAGGATGCCGATCGCGCCCTGCGCCCGCAGGCGCTTGAGGAATTCATCGGTCAACAGGAAGCCCGCGCCAATCTGCGCGTGTTCATCGAGAGCGCCAAGATGCGTGAAGAGGCGATGGACCATGTGCTGTTCCACGGTCCTCCGGGTCTCGGCAAAACCACGCTGGCACAGATCATGGCGCGCGAGTTAGGCGTGAATTTCAAGATGACCTCCGGGCCGGTGCTGGCGAAAGCCGGCGATCTGGCCGCGATCCTGACCAATCTCGAAGCGCGGGATGTGTTGTTCATCGACGAGATTCACCGGATGAACCCGGTGGTCGAAGAGGTGCTTTACCCGGCGATGGAGGATTTCGAGCTCGATCTGGTGATCGGCGAAGGCCCCGCCGCGCGCACCGTGCGGATCGAGTTGCAGCCCTTTACGCTGGTCGGCGCGACCACGCGGCTTGGGCTTTTGACGACGCCTTTGCGCGACCGTTTCGGTATCCCGACGCGATTGCAGTTTTACACCACAGAAGAGCTGCACGAGATCGTCACACGTGGCGCGCGTCTCTTGGGCGTGCCTGCGGAGCCGGACGGCGCGCATGAGATCGCCAAACGTGCGCGCGGCACGCCCCGGATTGCCGGGCGGCTTTTGCGCCGGGTGGTGGATTTCGCCGTGGTCGAGGGCGACGGGCGGATCACCAAAACGCTGGCCGATGGGGCGCTAACGCGTCTGGGGGTGGACCTTCTGGGCCTCGATGGGGCGGATAGACGCTACCTTGGGATGATTGCGGAGAACTACGGCGGTGGGCCGGTGGGGGTGGAGACCCTGGCGGCGGCGCTGTCCGAGTCCCGCGATGCCATTGAAGATGTGATCGAACCGTATTTGTTGCAGCAGGGCCTGATCCAGCGCACCCCGCGTGGTCGGATGTTGGCTCAGAAAGCGTGGAAACATTTGGGGCTTGAGGCCCCGAAAGCGCCGGATCAGTCCGATTTATTTGGGAAGTGA
- the ruvA gene encoding Holliday junction branch migration protein RuvA, protein MIGKLTGVIDYIGTDHVLIDVRGVGYIVYVSERTRMSLPGRGAPVALYTDMLVQETNLQLFGFTSLLEKEWYRLLISVQGIGSKAAMAILGTLGPEATGRAIALGDWTAVKAAPGVGPKIAQRVVNELKDKAPTVMSMGGKLSEALEAPETVEVIESNAPAAKPAPKKAPAKANASAEAEALSALQNLGYSPSDAAQAVAQSAQDAPEADTSTLIKAALRLLAPKG, encoded by the coding sequence ATGATCGGCAAACTTACGGGTGTTATCGACTATATCGGCACGGATCACGTTCTGATCGACGTGCGCGGCGTCGGCTATATCGTCTATGTCTCCGAGCGCACGCGGATGTCTCTGCCGGGGCGCGGCGCGCCGGTCGCGCTCTATACCGATATGCTGGTGCAGGAGACCAACCTGCAACTCTTCGGCTTTACCTCGCTGTTGGAAAAGGAATGGTATCGCCTGTTGATCTCCGTGCAGGGCATCGGGTCCAAAGCCGCCATGGCGATCCTCGGCACTTTGGGGCCGGAGGCGACAGGGCGGGCGATTGCGCTGGGCGACTGGACGGCGGTCAAGGCCGCCCCTGGTGTTGGTCCGAAGATCGCGCAGCGGGTGGTCAATGAGTTGAAAGATAAGGCGCCGACGGTGATGTCGATGGGCGGCAAATTGTCGGAGGCTTTGGAAGCGCCGGAGACGGTAGAGGTGATTGAAAGCAACGCGCCCGCCGCCAAACCTGCGCCGAAGAAAGCGCCCGCCAAAGCCAATGCATCGGCAGAAGCCGAAGCCCTGTCCGCGTTGCAAAACCTCGGCTATTCTCCGTCTGATGCGGCGCAGGCCGTGGCGCAATCCGCGCAGGACGCGCCGGAGGCGGACACCTCCACCCTGATCAAAGCCGCGCTGCGCCTTTTGGCGCCCAAAGGGTAA
- the ruvC gene encoding crossover junction endodeoxyribonuclease RuvC: MRVMGIDPGLRNMGWGIIDVAGPRISHVANGICRSASSDDLATRLLSLFDQLTAIVDTYRPDSAAVEQTFVNKDAVATLKLGQARSVALLVPARAGIPIGEYAPNAVKKTVVGVGHAAKQQVEHMIKLQLPGAKLEGPDAVDALAIAITHSYHAQSSSRLQDALRKAAS; this comes from the coding sequence ATGCGTGTGATGGGCATCGACCCCGGGCTGCGCAATATGGGCTGGGGCATCATTGATGTCGCGGGGCCCCGTATCAGCCATGTCGCCAACGGCATCTGCCGCTCGGCCTCTTCCGACGATCTCGCCACGCGGCTTTTGTCGCTCTTCGATCAGCTCACCGCCATCGTCGACACATACCGCCCCGACAGCGCCGCCGTCGAGCAGACCTTTGTCAACAAGGACGCCGTCGCGACGCTGAAACTCGGGCAGGCGCGCTCGGTCGCGCTTTTGGTCCCGGCGCGCGCGGGGATTCCCATCGGCGAATACGCCCCCAACGCGGTGAAAAAGACCGTCGTCGGCGTGGGGCACGCCGCCAAGCAACAGGTCGAACATATGATCAAGCTGCAACTGCCGGGCGCGAAACTCGAAGGCCCGGATGCGGTCGACGCCTTGGCTATCGCGATCACGCATTCCTATCACGCGCAATCTTCCTCGCGGCTGCAAGACGCGCTGAGAAAGGCCGCCTCATGA